Genomic DNA from Dioscorea cayenensis subsp. rotundata cultivar TDr96_F1 chromosome 1, TDr96_F1_v2_PseudoChromosome.rev07_lg8_w22 25.fasta, whole genome shotgun sequence:
attgtttactATCATTAGTACATCACTTCAAACAAATCCTCTGCACTAAATATAAGTGCTAAATATAAGTATACCATCAAACATAATACATaacgaatttttttttaataatatggacAAATTAGCACGTCTCAATCACACATTTAAAAAAGCCACCCTTGATTTTTGATGTGAAAGTCAAATATTTATCTCAGTCATTGTAACAAAACtaaattctatttatacccggtatacacaaaaatttttatgtttttttcatatcaaaatttattttcaattagaAAAGGAGAAGCACTAGGTGGACACACCAGCTCTTGTTAGCAGAAGCAGTAGAGCATATCCCTAAGATACCCAACAAAAAGTAATAGTTGCAACAGGGTAGTTCAAAAGAAAAAGCAGAAAGAAAATGGAGTTGCAACCAAAGCATATCCCAAGAAGATGCCATCATCACTCTCCCCATATAACTTTCCAACCAACCCTAATAAGTCTTCACACTGTCCTCCTTTTTCATCACCATCACTAATCTATATATAAACATCAAGAACAAGCtcttttcttctcctctttCTCATAAGCAAAGCCAAAGGGGGCAACAAAGTCCTTTTTGGAATAATGGAaggttgtggtggtggtggtggtgatgatcaAAGGTGGAAAGAaggtgttggtggtggtggcttGTGATAACATGATTTGAGAGAGATCAATGAGCTTGTTTTAAGATGCAGGGCAACTTGGATCATTtggcatttttattattattattatgattaacttTGTTTCATCAAAGTTTATGCTTGTGAGTATCAAGGTTATAATGTATGTATAACTTCTACTTCTTATTACTTGTTCTTGTGTGGCTTgtgttctctttctcttctttgaattgaataaaaaaaagtaatgttgctttgtttcttGATCTTGCTTTGATGTTTCATTCTATCaaactcttatttatttatttatttatctatctggttatttatttagtaacaatgtcatatattaaaaaatctcTCACCACATATATGCATCTCTCTGTACCTGTCTCAATATCTActctcatgtatatatatatatatatatagtggagAAACCTGAAATGTTCGATCTTTGAGTTAAGAAGGGTTTGAACCCTCAATATTTGacttgatagaaaaataaaacattaattcttCTTGTGAAGTGGCTATCctgtattttttataaacactGTAGtgtaaatacaaaattattataaggTGTCCAGCCCTTGTTTGAAGCgggtaaatttttgaagaggtcACTGTGTTTTGgttgattgtcattttgatcactatattttaatttgtatcaaaatggtcaTCATATATCGATTTTATTTCACCGGGAGATCACTTTGGATTTCTGGCCAATTTTAGCTGACGTGGCAGTCGGAGATGCCACatctcattaaaataaaaagttttaaacgCGTAACTGGATTGGACATGTCATTCCCAAAGTATGTCATGTGAAGCTTGCCTAGTTAGCATCCTTGTCAACTTCTTTTCGCCTCAGCCGTTTAGTCTCCACGACACCCAACGAAGCCCGTATACATCCTCGACCGATAATTAGGTATTTTAGCTTATCGACAGGTTCGATCACTCGACCTCCCGACGGAGCTCTGATAACTATGAAGGCTGTGAAGCATCCTTGTTCAGCTTCACAGCTGAACAAGGATGCTGTGACCAGTTTTCTCTGGTCAATCCTTCTCGTCAATCAATCCTTTGCCCTCTTTCGTTCTCTGCGTGACCagttttctcttctctttgatTCAATCTTGGTGGAGGCTGTGAAGGATCCGTCGAAGAGTAGGAGAGCTTGTTCTCGGTGATTAGATCCATCGATCTCTTGCCATGAATCCTAAATAGTAAGTTAGTAAGTTTGGGGAATCATCAATCCACATTGTGGCTCTTGTTTTAggttttctctaattttttgaTTGAATTGTTTGGTTTGGATGATCTGTAGGCTAGGGCTTCTATTCTGGATATAATGCTTTGAAATTTTTGGATTAGATTTTTGGGATATGGTGATATTTTGGTGATCAGATCTAAggattcatttgattttttattttcttttgaggatTTGATctaggattttgttttttgctGGGGAGAAATCCGAGATAAGattgatttataaatatatggGTCGGATAGAGGATTTTGTGTATGTTTATAGACCTAAACTAAAaggttttttcattttttcgaAGCGCGGTAACTCAGAGTTTTTGGATATCAGGCAATGGCTCATCATCCGATTCATCtccaaagaaaaccaaaaaaacaaaaaacaaaatcaaaattgagAAAATGAGATCCGGCTCAtctccaaagaaaaaaaaactcaaaaaaaataaaaaaatcaaaacgagaaaatgagaaagatggagaaagatgaGGTGGATGAGACTGGGTTGACTCTTTCGTTAAGCCTGCCGGGTGGTGTAACCGTCGCCGACTCCGGCCTTAACGTTGTTGTTGGCGGTAAAAAGAGAGGGCGAAGGGAGATCAAGGACGTAGATTTTGTTAGGACTATGAGAGAGAGGATCGCAGATGAAGCTAAGGGGGAAGGATTCGAGACTGCACTTCCATGGCGAATGGCCAAGGCTAGAAGAAGCTAACTAGGCAAACTTAACATGACGTGCTATAGGGTTGATGTGTCCAACCCAACTGCGcgttaaaaactatttattataaTGCGACGTGGCATTTCCGCCTGCCACATCAGCTAAATTTAGGCCCAAATCCAATAGTGACCTCTcggtgaaaagaaatcaatatatgatgaccaaaaaaatacaaatggaAACATAGTCACCAAAGTGATAATTAGCCAAAGCACAATGATCACTTAAAAAATTTACCTCCCTAGAACTTGTGTATAACTCAAAATTGAGTTGTACAGTAATACTGTAGCATCATGCTAGGGCATGTGGGCCGCATGTAGTCCACATGAGCTTTCCTAAGAGCAGCTACATGAAATGGTATTGTAtcagttactgtagcaaaatgctAGAGATTCTCAAGTTTCGAGAAAAATCATGCTGGCGGCATACAGCACGCATGATACCCATATGGAATTTCCTGAGAGCAATCGCATGATGTGTACTGTAGCAGGCTGTAAGAGACCCTCAAGTTTAGGGAAAAGTCATGCGGACGACATACGACCCGCATAGGGTGTTGTAGCATCACAAAAGACTTACTtaactcttcattctctcttctATCTACAGTGCATTCGGGAGAGTttttgagagagaaaaaaaagaagaaaaaagttgCGGGCTATATCTTCAAGATCCATCAGAGGGGAAGGCTTAGAGACATATATATTAGAGCTTCGGATCTGAGCTTGAGAGctctaagaagaagaagaagagaaggtacatttgtgctcttcttctttattcttgtaaAACTAAGCTATAGCTTGCAAGAAGGTGAGAGTTGGCTAGAGCAAGttgattttcttcttgttttgtgtTCTTCATTGCTCAAAGAAGACATTTTGTTGATTGTATGCATCAATTTGCTAGATTAAGCTAGTTTGTAGCTTAAGGGAGAAGAAAACACTGTAACTACTTCTCATACAAGTTGAAAACTCTAGGTTCTTGTGATTTCTCTTTGTTGTAAAGAGTTTTTCCACAAGAATTCTTCTTTCTGAAAATGTACATTAGTGTTTGAAtgcaaattataataatttgattgtCGTTGATCCTCGAGGGGTGAATAGTGTTGACTACTAGGAATTGTCCACTGTATGTTTGAGACCCCAGTTCCCCAACAATTtctacatatatgtatatatatatatatataatccgcTAATTCATTAAAATAGTAAGAGAAATTTGGTTGAATATCTGAGttttaaagtttaattataGTTACAACTAAACCatagttaaaaagaaaacattttctTAATCTTTTCACTTGCTCTGAAGTAAAACATGGTGAAGACATATAActattcttaattttatttttactttctcCAATTTACTATTATTAACCTTTTCACTTtcctttataaatatatatatttgacaaaagCAATAAGTGTCGTCAAAAGAACATGTATGTATGAGAGTGTACTAATCATAATGGTTTAATGATCTCCCAAAGATATTTTATGTGGGGTATGCTAACACGCGGGATAATAAAGACATGTCACATGTGCCCAAGATAATTTATCAAGAACCATTACCCTTCAATGGTAAATCTTTCTACCATGCAACTTTAGAGGGGTAGAGAGTATGACTCCTTTCACAAGAGACCCACGTTAAGACTAATGTATAGTGAATAAAAAGTTGTCTACAATACTAAACACATAATAAATAGTGAATGAACAATATTCTATAGAATATGTGGGCATGAGTTTTCAAATTTGCGCTTGCTCATTGACTACCATAGTGCCTTACCATGAGACCATATTTTCTTTCTCAATCCTAACCATATCTTTTGTCTTGCTAGGCCATCAAGCTACCCTAACTTTATCTCATGTTATCACTAGCCTATCGAACCACCCTAACCTTATCTTATGTCATCACTAAGCTATGGAACTACCCTAACCTTATCTCTTGTCATTGCTTAACCAAGGGATTATCAAATCATTTGCCAACTAACTACCATTCCAAACACATCATCATTACCCaactaaatataatatttgatagCAATCTATATCTCCCTGTATATATAATCTTACTATGTCATAACTAAATATATAGCTTAGTAGCTACTAACTCAACCTTTAGACCTAGATTCAAGAATACAAACTTATTTAAACTATGATactttttgagttgtatttttaagATCCAGTTACAAAGATCATGGGCTATTCAATCATGTGTTGTATATGgctcaaattttaataaattataccagatagaatttatatatatatatataaaattataccagatagaatttatatatatatatatatgtgtgtgtattcaTGTAATATGTAACCCTAATTTTATTCTAATAAGAGAATCGATAGCTGCTCTGTTCCTGAGGACGTAGGCATTCTTTGCCAAATCTCGTTAAATTTCTCAACACCATCTATTAGTTGTTAGCAAATTATTGTTGCTCTGCTCCTGAGAATCGATTGCTTTTGGTTTTTCCCTTTAATTATTGTTCTATTTCTCAACACCATTTATTAGTTGTTAGCAAATTATTAGGTcatccatctctctctctctctctctctatatatatatatatataacgataTTAATGTGCTAGGGTTCAGGATATTAATTTCCACTTTAAGATTTGGATTATAGTGAGATCTTCATGATTTATGTATTAGTCTTTATATATCATGAATTTGTCTTTTTGTTTAGAGCCACACACACATACTATTTATTGCTCAGAGTTACGTTTATGCCTAAATTGATTGGTTGTTTTTCATACATacaattgtatatatttttaacttatttCTCAAGTATAATCAATTTGTGTTTTTACATGCAGATGATTATAAGTTATATTACTTTTAGTCAATTTTAGTATATCATTAATTCATCTCTATTCCTATGGACCCTATCCCTCAGTGtgattgtgtatatatatatatatatatatatgaggccATTCATCTAATAGCCACTATTTATTTGTACATACATAAAATAATACTTAACGATACCTAACACCCCTTAACAATACCAAAGTACAGTAAATAATAATAGCTTTGTACATCACTTGCACAAATAGCAATCCTATATAATCATCTATCTGTTGTCATTAAATATATGTAGATTTTAAAACACTAAATATGCCCGCCAAAAACGtaaattgtatttatatataatatacatgcattattcaTGTTGTCACATATCATAAATTAATAGCTAAGTGCCTCGGTTAccatttaatatgaaaaagGAGGGCCCCAATTGTTGCTCAATGAGAAAGATTGATGTTATTGGCTTCCAAGTGCCATtgaaaaaagtaaagagaaacAGTACAAAATGGATGCTCCTCTTCAACCCATACATTTGATGGAGTTCATGACAAATGTGCATGATAGGGACTCATAGTCATAACTAAGAATGGTAAATCTGAAGTACCAAAACCAAACAGTTAAACTAAAATTTGAACGTGATACAAGAATAGTAAAATCGATGTTATCTAACTATTGGACTTAACActaattttggggaaaaaagtGAGActtccaaaaaatttgaaaaaatcaaaGGTCTTTTTGGCCCAATGCTAAAATTATTTGGACCTTTTAAGCaattcctattattattattattattattattattattattattattattattttatttcctagaatttaaaataataaaataaataaatacatcataatttattaatccAAATTCCACATGTCTTTACAAATTTACATTGCCAATTTAGTAACGggtaaaattaataaattacgAAATCACTTACTAGTCATTCGATAATATCATTGGACTAAATCTATTCTAcaaatatcttaaaataaattatgtctAATATGAATAACGTCCCCAGAATCCATATCTGGGGATGTCCCTAGGAGCCGTTGGATCATTTGATCCAATGACTCCTGTACTCTCCCAAAAAAACCATTACACAAAAATGAAAACGACGGGAGACTGTGGTGGAGACGATGGGAGGCGTTGATCGGTGGACGCTGGTGGAGACGATGGGAGGCGTTGATGGGTGGGCACAGATGAAAACGATGGGAGGCGTTGATGGGAGGGCGTTGGTGGAGACGACCGGAGACGGTGGTGGAGACGATGGTGGCGTTGATGGGTGGGCGCTGGTGGAGACGTTGATAAACTTTCATTTAAGTCTCGTTTTCATTTTTGTGTAATGGTTTTTTTAGGAGAATACAGGAGCCGTTGGATCAAATGATTCAACGGCTCCTAGGGACATCCCTAGATATAGGTGTTGTTTGGATCGACTTTATAGGTCGACCCAAAAgacttattttataagttaagtcTTTATGAGGTTTTTATATCGTGTTTGGATGGGCTTTTTCGAATAAGTCTCAGTCGTGAAATAAGTTCTCAaatcaaactttatttttataagtcTGCCAAACACTAGCTTATGGAAATAAAGTTTGCTTTTTGATAAAGCTATTTTGGTTAAGTGCATTTCATTTGAAATGCCCTCGATCAATCCAGAGAAAAgggtatttttagtaatttttttgttgtaaaaagtaatttttaaaataaacatacaaacaTTTTCACAACTACAGAAGTGTttctgaaactaatacatccaaacgaaaaaatatacataagcacttaacttattctaaaagtactttttttaaaagtgcttctacaaaattaaaaaaaagcattttttttaaaagccaatccaaacaaccccaTAGATTCTAGGCACGTCCCTATGAGATGTaacccctatatatatatatattgttttagacttttagtcAACAAGGTATGGTAAGGGGTTCCAAGTATTTCACTCCACTATGtgaatcaataaaaaataataataaataaataaacaaaaccctaCTCTATTATGTGGTAGTATAAATATGTGGTACTCAcatattatatgaaattttatatttgtatataaaatttgcataatttaaAGATATTATTGGTTTTACAAGGTGTGATGTGTCATTCCATTTTTCatgtataaaattatttttattatgaaacgAATCTTtttattcatatgttttttatttatcaaattttatttatgtggTAGTTGAAGTGACATGGCATGTGGATGTTGGGATAGTGTGCTTGGTCATTAGTGGTCCTTGACgtggcattttattttttatatttgcataaatattttcatacataatatgaaattttatattttcaaaatattgttttattcaTGACCAAAAGTAATTTAAGTTTGCTTTTAAcatataataacattaattataCCAACCGATTTCTTTTATATCTCTGTTTTTCATCTAAAATACATTGTTTATCtatgttttcaaaatatgagttactactaaaaaaaaaaaaaaacaataaagtaataataattgttataacTTTTGTTTCTGATCTCCTTTGTATTGGAGCATCTAGTTGTTgtgaaagttttattttatttattaatttatttatttattgattaaatattattattattattatttttttgcatattttgaataatactaatgcaatcataattttatatttttagttgaaAATTTTGTGGATAGTTCGGCTATTTAAAGCCCAAcattttttgatatattaatggTTCATGCACTTGAATAtgaatgattaatatttttatttgataacaaagttataatttgtcaataattttattacatatttgttcattattttttccCTACTTAAATAAACAGGGTTTATCAAACAATCCTTTTATTCCTTTTTATCactaaaatttgattattcAAATATGAGTAAATTTTATGGAGAAAGCATGAAATGgtgacataaataaaaaataaataaaatatttattttaaaaattaaattagccATTACTCTTCACTCTATAAGCAAaacaactttttaaatttaattttaattagttaaaacaattattaaagCCACCATTTATCTCTGGAATTTgggtaataaaatttaaacccaACCTAAATATTAAGAATGAATCATTTTccctatatttattaaaaaaatataaataaaataaattacaaataaggcattttccaaaataaataagtaaatacaataaaattataGAGATTTTTTTCCAAGCATCACCAGTTAGCGGGTCAGAGATCCCAACGGATCCGCCGGAAAAAGAAAATCCGACCCGATAACGAAagacaacaagaagaagacaaaATTACCAGAGTAACCCCAAAGCCCTAATCCTTCAAACTTCGAATCCTCGCCATAGTTTTTCCCCAAATTCGCCGGCGATGGCCAGCTCGGCAGCTCCGGCGATCGCCACGGTGTGCTCCGCCTCCAGTAGAAGGCCAACTCCTCTCTTCTCCAATCCCACCATTGTTCTGATCTCTGGGAATACATCAAGGTTTCATGCTTTTGGATCGTTCACCCAGACGAGTCTCAGCTCCTTCTCGTCTTGGCATGGCCTGAAGCACCTTAGGATCTCATTCCGGCGTGATTTCCGCCATAAAGGTGATTTCTTTACGCTTTAGCTCCCTTTCAGTAGTCTCTAGAGTTTCTAATCAAGTGCTCATCGTTGCGATCAGGAATTCcatctttatttcattttttttggatttttgttggtgttaaaGTGGGATTATGATGAATTTAGGTCTTTGATTTAGTTGTTTTCTTGATTCATTGATTAAAGGGAGGAAGGAGAAATGCAGAGGCTCAGGTGTGTATGCATCTTTGTTCGGAGTTGGAGCTCCAGAAGCTTTGGTTATTGGAGTTGTAGCTTTGTTGGTTTTTGGGCCAAAAGGTTTGGCAGAAGTAAGTTACTTTAAAGTTGTCATTTTTGCTTCCTATTTGTTCAGTTTCCATTGAAATTTTGCTTTGTTTAATTCAAAATGAGGAAACAATTGAGTGTTCAACCATTGATTGCAGATTGAGTGTTTGGAGTTTGTTACAGTTTTCTGTTTAGTTATGTACTTCTGCAAGaatgttttcattgtttgagttttgattcTTTTGATGTTTGTTTGATGCTCCCGGGGAAATTTCTTGATCCTTCATTAGAATTTGGATAGAATTTATACACCCACACAAGAAGAATAggttttgattttattgctATGTTGTTTGCTTGTTGCAATTGTTTGATGTTTTGGAGAGTAGATATTAACAAGCAGTGGAAAATGCTTTATGGAATTGACATATAGAATCTCAATCTAAGAAGAgaatagaacaagaaaaaagtAGAACTTTCACTTACTCATGAGCTTGTCagttgttttatttatgtttatacaTTAATTATTTCTGCACATTAATTCTTCTTAtctttgaaatatattttggtATTCCTGTTGCTACATCCAATTCAAAACTGTAATTACCCCATGGATTGCACCCTGTAAAAGTCCTTTCATTCATGGCCTGATACCACAAGATTGTTATTTTGAACCCTtccttttttgttctttttgtctAAAAGCACATGTAATCAAAGTGGAAGAGTTAGATTCCTGTTTTGTGATTTTAACCCTATGTTCTAATTGAACTCCATATATCATAATGCAGGTGGCCAGGAATTTAGGCAACACTTTACGTGCTTTCCAACCAACAATTAAAGAGCTTCAGGTTGGTTTAAATCTGCACATATGTTGAATTTATCTCCAatgatttgttattttaattcacTAGTCTAAGTTATGCAAGAGGATTTTAATGCTGCAGGATGTATCGAGGGAATTCAAGAACACGCTGGAACGGGAGATAGGACTCGATGAAGTTGCATCAACTGCAAACAACAGAAACATACCTACATCCTCACTCAGCAGCGAGACTGAATTGCCTACCGTCGACCCAAGTGAGTGTTTTTGAATCACTAAGTACAAAATTGTCGATGTTCATCATTTGATAATGCACTTGTTTATTATGAGCAGATGGTGCAACTACCCAAGACCCGGTTGAGTACCTTAAGAAAGTCAGAGCAGAGCAGTTTGCCGCATCAATGGCAGCTCAATCTGAAGAGGTAGCATCCAGTCCTGAAGCATCGTCGGAAGGTTGGACAATTTCTTCCATTGTTTCATGCCTTTAGAAATTCTAGctttatgttttaatgaaagATTATATATCATATAGCCCCATCACCGGCAACTTTGGAAAATGTTTCGGCACCTCTTGCTACTTCAGaagttgctgctgctgctccaGAGGCTATAGCTGAGGCAACATCATCAGAAAAGACTGAAAAGTAAAGAGAAACATTGGTGTTTCTTTGGTGCAAACTAAAACCTATGAAATTTTTTGCAGGCCATGTAAACAAATTGTTGTACTGTATATTTTGACAAGAGGGAAGGACCGGAAGGTCATTCTGATTTGTTACCAAGGGCTAAACTCAAtaaagtttagttttttttatcctaATGATTTTCATGCGTGTCCAAAACATGGCAAAATAGTAAAAAGAACGGATTATGAATTTTTAAGAATAATGGCCATGATAAATATTGCCTTGTTTTTTGTTAATTGTAGCGGggtgttttttaaatattgcttatatatatatttttttaattacttaaataagtaaattttaaaaaaaattacataggTAAAACCGTAAAATACTTACCGTCTTGCCTAAAGATAGCAGTTACCgttttctaaaaaattaaataaataaaacttgcaTTGGCTTCTCCTCCAACCTAAccaccatgcatgcatgcctcTTCCAATGGATGTCATGGCCCTTTGTTGGTGAGAGAGATGTCAACACCATCTCTCTCACCACTATCACTGCATTCACCCAAGTTCCATCCACAGTGCGCCACAAATCCAGCCACCGCCAGGTGCGCCAGCACGCTGAGCTGAGGAACTCTGATGCATATGCCAATGATGGATCAGGAGCAGTGTGGAGTAAAGGACTGTTGGGGTCAAGCAAATGTAAGGACTTCATAATGAATTAGTTATTAGgggaaagttaaaaaaaatccatgtggTTTCAAGTCTTTGTAAATCACGACctgtgtgatttttttttttacatttaagtatCATGTGCTTTTTAGGTTTTGGCAAATCAAGGAAAAACCGTTAACTCCGTCAATATCTGCTTACGTAGCAGGGTAAAACCgacattttatataaaaaaatatttttttatctaagtTAGCGATTAAATTAGTTCAATCTTCTCATTAAGTTAGTTTAATTAGCTTGACTTGAGATTCACCCTGAGCTTCAACAAAGTAATAAAAGAGACTTCTCCCTGCATCTAAATCCACATCAATATACCCAGCATAATACTGTTTGAAGGAAGCATTTGGCTGGCCAGGAGGCTTCTTTACTAGATCCTCATCTGATGGATAGCCTTTCACTAGTATTCCACCATTGATGAACACCAgcaccatcaccatcaacattAATGGCAGCAAGAACTTTATGCTACTTGCCATCTCTCAAAGTTCAGTTTGGAGTTGTTGGGACTGTGAGGTTTCTTCTAGTCCGAGTGCATAGACATTTATAGTTTGGAATCTTGGAATTTTTATGGGAAGAGTTTACCTCGGAGTTCTACAAAATGGTTCAAAGAGATGTtggattatatattatttataaaaggcGGTGGAGCTTGGAAAGGAGAAGAGCCCAGCGTGAGAGAGAGCGAGGGAGAGGAAGCCCGGTGAGAATGGTGAAGGAGTTAGAGGAGAAGTTGGAGTAGAAAAGAGCATGAGAGGGAGAAAGAAAGGGAAGGAAGCCGGTGAGAATGGTGAAGGAGTTGGAGGAGCATTGGAGACAAaggagtatataaaaaaaaaattaatgtgaaaTACCAGTTTTGCCCTGCCACGTAAGCAAATATTGACGGAGTGGACAGCTTTTCCTTGATTtgccaaaaccaaaaaaaacacatggtacttaaatataaaaaaaaacacataggcCCTGATTTGCAAAAACTTGAAACCACATGGTAATTATGTAATCTTTTAAGTTATTGATTGTGGTTATGaatcataatttaattagaGGCGTAGGGAATATATAGAGTAGCATGTTCAGGAGGTGAAGGGTGCAATGCACATCTAGTGTTTGTCATTATGCCTCTGTAGTATGATGCCTCTATAGTATTTGTTGTAAAGACCAATATGAAGGAATGGCAAGAACAAAGGAAGGTAGAGAATCCTGTTTTCCTTAATCTCTCTGTTGTCTTCCTCTATCTTCTCTACCATCCACTCtcatctcttctttctttttctcttcttcttcttccttcttttcctTAACCTCTTATGCTCTCAACTACTGAAATTCTTCAGGTTATCTTGCCATCTTTGATAACTACCTGGTAGTCCTGCATACGTGCATGCTACAAACTCCCTTCGGCATCACCCCTCATCAGTGGTGGAACCAAGATTAATTAGTAAAGATTTTGAAAAGAACAATATACTATTAGTTGATAGTAcagtaaaagaaaattatcctcttgtgataaaaaatttgaattttttttaataattttaaatatttacttcatccattttaaaat
This window encodes:
- the LOC120273285 gene encoding sec-independent protein translocase protein TATB, chloroplastic-like translates to MASSAAPAIATVCSASSRRPTPLFSNPTIVLISGNTSRFHAFGSFTQTSLSSFSSWHGLKHLRISFRRDFRHKGRKEKCRGSGVYASLFGVGAPEALVIGVVALLVFGPKGLAEVARNLGNTLRAFQPTIKELQDVSREFKNTLEREIGLDEVASTANNRNIPTSSLSSETELPTVDPNGATTQDPVEYLKKVRAEQFAASMAAQSEEVASSPEASSEAPSPATLENVSAPLATSEVAAAAPEAIAEATSSEKTEK